The Pangasianodon hypophthalmus isolate fPanHyp1 chromosome 13, fPanHyp1.pri, whole genome shotgun sequence genome includes a window with the following:
- the lyar gene encoding cell growth-regulating nucleolar protein isoform X1, which yields MVFFTCNACGESLKKAQIQKHTSMCRGCQVLSCIDCGKDFWGEDYKSHVKCISEDQKYGGKNYEAKANKGDVKQQQWIQRVQAVLDKPGVSARLRSVLQQVSTYDNVPRKKAKFQNWIKNSLKIYDSNLQDQVWEIFSSSENLQANEAKQPEQASPPTTAVQEEQAKPEEKKKNKRERKEERQKKSKKKRTEYEQNGENGVEEPQKKKKRKRAAEECGEDGESVERKTSKKMKKRKEEECEESQNLEEVENEQEAQEESNTKGKFNWKGTIKAVLRQAPEEGIALKKLRKKVLSAYYSFSAEDNHKSEEELYSLFNKKMKNPKFQILKDKVRLVK from the exons ATGGTGTTTTTCACTTGTAACGCGTGTGGAGAGTCTCTGAAGAAAGCCCAGATCCAAAAACACACCTCTATGTGCAGGGGATGCCAGGTTCTGTCCTGCATTGACTGTGGAAAAGACTTCTG GGGAGAAGACTATAAGAGCCATGTGAAGTGCATCAGCGAGGATCAGAAATATGGAGGGAAGAACTATGAGGCCAAAGCAAATAAAGGAGATGTGAAACAGCAACAGTGGATTCAG agagtccAGGCGGTGCTAGATAAGCCAGGTGTGAGTGCGCGACTACGCTCGGTGCTGCAGCAGGTCTCCACCTATGACAACGTCCCACGCAAGAAAGCCAAGTTTCAG AACTGGATAAAGAACAGTCTGAAGATTTATGACTCCAATCTGCAGGATCAGGTTTGGGAGATCTTCTCCTCTTCTGAAAATCTA CAGGCCAACGAAGCCAAACAGCCTGAACAGGCATCGCCGCCAACAACAGCTGTGCAGGAAGAACAAGCGAAACccgaggagaagaaaaagaacaagagagagagaaaagaggagcgACAGAAGAAGAGTAAAAAGAAGCGAACGGAGTACGAGCAGAATGGAGAGAATGGTGTAGAAGagccacagaagaagaaaaagaggaagcgGGCAGCAGAGGAGTGTGGCGAGGATGGAGAGAGCGTGGAGAGAAAGACatcaaagaaaatgaagaaaaggaaagaggagGAGTGTGAAG aGAGCCAAAACCTGGAGGAAGTAGAGAACGAACAGGAAGCGCAAGAGGAGTCCAACACTAAAG ggaagtTTAACTGGAAGGGAACAATAAAGGCGGTTCTCCGTCAGGCACCAGAAGAAGGCATTGCACTCAAGAAGCTCCGCAAAAAG gtTTTATCAGCATATTACTCCTTCAGCGCAGAAGACAATCATAAATCAGAGGAGGAGCTGTATTCTCTGTTCAACAAGAAGATGAAAAACCCCAAGTTTCAAATCCTGAAAGATAAAGTCagacttgttaaataa
- the lyar gene encoding cell growth-regulating nucleolar protein isoform X2, giving the protein MVFFTCNACGESLKKAQIQKHTSMCRGCQVLSCIDCGKDFWGEDYKSHVKCISEDQKYGGKNYEAKANKGDVKQQQWIQRVQAVLDKPGVSARLRSVLQQVSTYDNVPRKKAKFQNWIKNSLKIYDSNLQDQVWEIFSSSENLANEAKQPEQASPPTTAVQEEQAKPEEKKKNKRERKEERQKKSKKKRTEYEQNGENGVEEPQKKKKRKRAAEECGEDGESVERKTSKKMKKRKEEECEESQNLEEVENEQEAQEESNTKGKFNWKGTIKAVLRQAPEEGIALKKLRKKVLSAYYSFSAEDNHKSEEELYSLFNKKMKNPKFQILKDKVRLVK; this is encoded by the exons ATGGTGTTTTTCACTTGTAACGCGTGTGGAGAGTCTCTGAAGAAAGCCCAGATCCAAAAACACACCTCTATGTGCAGGGGATGCCAGGTTCTGTCCTGCATTGACTGTGGAAAAGACTTCTG GGGAGAAGACTATAAGAGCCATGTGAAGTGCATCAGCGAGGATCAGAAATATGGAGGGAAGAACTATGAGGCCAAAGCAAATAAAGGAGATGTGAAACAGCAACAGTGGATTCAG agagtccAGGCGGTGCTAGATAAGCCAGGTGTGAGTGCGCGACTACGCTCGGTGCTGCAGCAGGTCTCCACCTATGACAACGTCCCACGCAAGAAAGCCAAGTTTCAG AACTGGATAAAGAACAGTCTGAAGATTTATGACTCCAATCTGCAGGATCAGGTTTGGGAGATCTTCTCCTCTTCTGAAAATCTA GCCAACGAAGCCAAACAGCCTGAACAGGCATCGCCGCCAACAACAGCTGTGCAGGAAGAACAAGCGAAACccgaggagaagaaaaagaacaagagagagagaaaagaggagcgACAGAAGAAGAGTAAAAAGAAGCGAACGGAGTACGAGCAGAATGGAGAGAATGGTGTAGAAGagccacagaagaagaaaaagaggaagcgGGCAGCAGAGGAGTGTGGCGAGGATGGAGAGAGCGTGGAGAGAAAGACatcaaagaaaatgaagaaaaggaaagaggagGAGTGTGAAG aGAGCCAAAACCTGGAGGAAGTAGAGAACGAACAGGAAGCGCAAGAGGAGTCCAACACTAAAG ggaagtTTAACTGGAAGGGAACAATAAAGGCGGTTCTCCGTCAGGCACCAGAAGAAGGCATTGCACTCAAGAAGCTCCGCAAAAAG gtTTTATCAGCATATTACTCCTTCAGCGCAGAAGACAATCATAAATCAGAGGAGGAGCTGTATTCTCTGTTCAACAAGAAGATGAAAAACCCCAAGTTTCAAATCCTGAAAGATAAAGTCagacttgttaaataa